In a genomic window of Clavelina lepadiformis chromosome 7, kaClaLepa1.1, whole genome shotgun sequence:
- the LOC143464899 gene encoding nucleoporin SEH1-like gives MGDSYVNNTYTAMRINSQHKDLIHDVSFDFFGKRMATCSSDQSVKVWDLNENEEWICTSSWKTHSASVWKVTWAHPEFGQVLATCSFDRTVAVWEESIVENASSQLNHIWINKTNLVDSRTSVKDVKFSPKHLGLQLASCSSNGVVRIYEAPDPMNLTHWSMQHELLCKMSCSCISWNPSTYRYHAPMLAVGCDDPSNSTGGKVFIFEYNDTERDWVKVQMIMKITDPVNDVAFAPNMGKKHHVLAIASKDVHIYNLNPVSDDLNNQNSAEQSDLTLQEVAHFTDHNSKVTRLSWNDFGTILLSTGDDGKVFLWMANYMDIWKRIGIVKGKASGGSSMNHHSGFEISSHRNQQYNGRTTSHGTSSPRR, from the coding sequence ATGGGTGATTCTTACGTGAATAATACTTACACTGCCATGAGGATCAACTCTCAGCACAAAGACCTCATTCACGACGTGTCTTTTGATTTCTTTGGAAAGAGAATGGCAACGTGCTCGAGCGACCAAAGTGTCAAAGTTTGGGATTTAAACGAGAACGAGGAATGGATTTGCACATCTTCGTGGAAAACTCACTCTGCTTCTGTATGGAAAGTCACTTGGGCGCATCCGGAATTTGGACAGGTTTTGGCGACTTGTTCGTTCGATCGAACAGTGGCTGTTTGGGAAGAATCCATCGTCGAAAATGCTTCATCACAGCTAAATCATATCTGgatcaacaaaacaaatctaGTAGACAGCCGAACTTCAGTTAAAGACGTTAAGTTTTCCCCAAAGCATCTTGGTCTTCAACTTGCCTCTTGTTCTTCAAATGGAGTTGTCAGAATATACGAAGCGCCAGATCCAATGAATTTAACTCATTGGTCAATGCAGCACGAACTCCTGTGCAAGATGTCATGTAGTTGCATATCATGGAATCCATCTACTTATAGATATCATGCTCCAATGCTGGCAGTTGGTTGCGATGATCCCAGTAATTCAACTGGtggaaaagttttcatttttgaatATAATGACACCGAGCGAGATTGGGTCAAAGTTCAAATGATCATGAAAATCACTGACCCTGTGAATGACGTTGCTTTTGCACCAAATATGGGCAAAAAACATCATGTTTTGGCAATTGCTTCCAAAGATGTCCACATTTATAACTTAAACCCTGTCTCTGACGACCTTAACAATCAAAATTCAGCGGAACAGAGTGACTTGACTCTCCAGGAGGTGGCGCACTTCACAGACCACAACTCCAAAGTCACTCGACTTTCGTGGAACGACTTTGGCACAATTTTGCTTTCCACTGGTGATGATGGAAAGGTCTTCCTGTGGATGGCAAATTACATGGACATCTGGAAACGGATCGGTATTGTCAAGGGCAAAGCTTCTGGGGGTTCCTCAATGAATCACCACTCCGGTTTTGAGATTTCATCCCATAGAAATCAGCAGTACAATGGCAGAACCACATCACACGGCACGTCATCCCCGCGTCGTTGA